DNA sequence from the Schistocerca americana isolate TAMUIC-IGC-003095 chromosome 2, iqSchAmer2.1, whole genome shotgun sequence genome:
GTTCTCTCTTATAACTAGGACCACAGTCATTAAATACACATTAAATGAAGAGATGTTTCTGCTGAGGCTGTAACATTGTGTAATACTTTTATTTACTATTGGTAGTCTCAACCTGATGGTCAGTATCAGGCATTTGCCTATTAACACAAAATGGATGGTTTTTGTTAATACGTAAATGCTTGATAATGACAGAGGGATTGTGATTGGTCACTAACAAATAATAGTATTACATAGAAGTATTACATAAAATTACAGCCTCAATGGAAACATATGTTCATTTAAATTGAAAGTAAAAGATGAGACTTCTAGATCATATAATCTATATGCAGTAGTGCTAATAATCCAACCTAATATGTAACaactgaaaatccaggatggaataattacAATGTTAtgtaaaggatagattgctacctgtcacttagtggagatgttgagtcgcaaataggcacaacaaaaatactgctaaacaaataagctttcgactgtgagcaacagtgcatgatgggagaagcagtctgagtggtgggggtaaggaggaggctaagGGGTGGGGCAGGTACAgggaggaatagcagggtaggagtggggTATGGTAAAGTATGTTGTAAATTACTGCTTGTGGGAGTATAGAAAGACAAGATGGGGAGAGGACAGGGCAGctgggtgcagtcaggaggttaggcaGAGGGCAGCGGTgggggagtggaaaaggaaagaagtaaaaagactatgGATGCATTAGTGTAGGCTGTGTAGATCTGGAGTGGGAATGGGGAAGCAGATGGATAGGTGAAGGACAGTGACTGACAAAGGTTTGGACCAGGAGCATTATGGAAACATAGGATATATGGCAGAAGTACAAGCAAAGCTGTAACCACTGTGTTCAttctacatcggcatgacaaccaacaaactgtatgtatgcatgaatggccacagacaaacTGTAGTCAAGAAACAGCttcaccaccctgttgctgaacacactgtccAACACAACGTCCTTCACTTCAAGAccgcttcacaacctgtgccatctagatccttcctaccaacaacaacttttctgaattgtgcaggaggCAACTAtatctgcaatatatcctatgttcccataaccctcctgacccTAACCTTCATCAGTCAACGTCCTTCACCCACTTATCATATCCTCCCCTCTTACGACTGGAGCACTACACAAGTTTATCAACGCACccgcagtctttttacttctctcctttcccactcTCCACCCTCCCTCCACCCTCCACCAACTGTCTAACCTGACTGCAACTAGCTGCTCTAACCTCTCCCCTCCTCattcctgtatgctcccacaagctgtactttaccatcccccagccagctggtgtggccaagcggttctaggcggttcagtctggaactgcacgaccgctacagtcgcaggttcgaatcctgccatgggcatggatgtgtgtgctgttcttaggttagttaggtttacgtagttctacgttctaggggactgatgacctcagataagtcccatagtgctcagagccatttgaaccatttttttaccatcccccaccctgcctgccccagccttctccttacccccaacATCCAGACTGCTTCTCTCAACATGCACCGTTGCTCGCAGTCTGATCTTGGCAGCCTGAGACTGTTATCATGCATgtgagagttgtgtttgcatgaatgtgtgtgtgtgtatgttgtataATTCAGAAGAGGgctgtttggctgaaagcttacttgtttagtagtatttttgttgtgcctatctgcgactcaatatcttactatatggtgagtaacagtctgtccttttcataatattgtcaacttAGTATCATTGACATATGGTTGGCAGTACCACACAACTACCTGAGAAGCTCCATTTCCTTCCTATCCAAATGTGGGACAATAATGAACCAAAATATTGATATTAGGAAAAAATGCTAGTTCTGGTACCTCCTCAATGTAATTTATGCCATAATAATCACAAAGATGATGTTCAGGTAATCCGGCATGCATATGTACATGATTTATCAAAAAGCTTTAAGTTTCCAAATGGCACCAGGATGATATTCATTCTTGTGCCACATCAGCATCTCTTGACAACCTTCAAGATCATATTCTTCACATGGAATACTAAAACCATAAATTTATTCAAATGTTAGAGACTTGGTACCACATTGGCTGTTATTATctgcattaaaatatttttatttactgcaGTCTGCAAATCAAGCAATATGAGTTTAAGTTGAATCACAGCCCTAATTTTTATGGTATCAATACATGGCCAGCAAGACCTACATACTAACTGAAAGTCAAACATGTCTAGAGTGAAAAAGGATTGCAATCTTGGCTGGTTTTTAACAGTCAGCAATCATGATTGCATTAGCTATGGCATGCTTTTTTACCAAgaacacaaatattcacaaaacagggCAGAAGTTTGCCTCAGGTGAGTTGCCTTGTAGGTGGTAGTGCGCTGAacaataatacacgacacataCTGTGAATGTGGACAAGAAGAAATTACAAGGCATAAGTTTCAGTACCTTTTATGCTCAACATCTTGCACAGCAGATGATACCATTCATGCCACACCAAGTACCTTAGACATGTTGATCCATCGTGGACATCGGACAGCAGCTGGTCAAATATGTATCAATGAAATTTGCCAATCAGCCCTGCAATTGAgatgtgatgttattttattttattacatttttgctatgagttttggcaattcattgtgccatcttcagaccccatatgAATCTATAAAAAATGATTGATATTATCATACTGGCTCTGGATGTTGTGAATTCGTAGCTCAAGTGCTTCCTTTGAAGACTTTGGCAGGTGTGCTCAGTTACAGTCAAGTCTTCAAAGGAAGTGCCTGAGCTAcaaattcatgacatccagaagAATATGGCCCCAGTATTCCAATATCAAGTATTTTTGAGAGGTGTATATGGGGGCTTGTAGTTGGCATAATTGCCTAAACgggtagcaaaaataaaataacatctcaattgcaTAGTTGTTTGGCAAATGTCACACTTAACAAGTACCTTGGAGGTTGCAAGTTCTTGATACATGTGATATGAAGATACAAGTTCAGCATATTTGTATTTTCCCTTTCTAAGTCATCTACTTCTGATTtgattgtttgtctgtatatgtatgcTTCTGATTCAAGAAAAAACAAAAGTAGTCCATCCATTCTTAGGTGAATTTCAATTTTTGACAATTAGGGTTACAAGACCACAAATGTAAGTTACATGTCTGTAAGGGTATTCTGGTTTTACAGAATAAAGTTTTAACATATGCCACAGATTTTGGAGGTATCCCCATCCTTATAAAGTTACTTGCAGAGGTTGAAGACATTTTATATAGTTTCCCACCTTCCTTGTGACACAGTCAATAGACATAAAATTCAAATGTCTGCAGCACACTGGCATTTCACCATTGCATGAAATAATAGTAATTGAAATATGTGCTAGTTTTATTATGTTAACAAACTGGCCAAATCCATACTCACCTATGTCTGTCAACCTGATTGAAGTTGGTTCACTGTTAGTACCATCAAGAAAAGAAGTACAGCCTAATGAATGTTAAAAACATGGCACAGTAAAGACAGACCAAGAAGCTTGGTAAACACATTACCAAAAATTagtgaatcacagatattacacaGAATCATTTTAGGTCTGGGGATTCAAACTGAATACAAGTTTTCTCTGGCATGCCCTTATTTAATCCTGAAATGAAGGAGAATTGATAATTGGTACTTTTAGATATTATTATAAGAATTAAAAATATCAGTTTAagatcaatattatgaaaagtaaagttgctactcaccatatagtggggatgctaagtcgcagatagttttgcctatctgagactcagcatctcctctatatggtgagtagcatatttccttttcataatactgttacattccatcctggatttttcatagtTTAATTTATGATCAAACATAGTGAAACTAtgatcaaacaatgggaaatccagaatggaatgtcatGTGTgtcagttgcatttgtgtgtgtgtgtgtgtgtgtgtgtgtgtgtgtgtgtgtgtgttgtcgttgtgcctatctgcaactcagcatcttcgctatatggtgagtaacaactccTCATAATATAGTGAGACTCTAATGTATTTACTCATAATACTACATAAATTAAGTAcctcattttctaaatattttgtttttgctTGTTCCTCATGAAGACAGACTGTCAAGCGATGATATTCCTGTTCCATATCCTGTATTCGAGATATAAGCGTAGCTTGTTCAGGGGGTTCCACTGTGGCTTCATTTCCCACCTAAACTCAGAAATGCAGAACATCACAGTGAAATGTAGCACTAATGTTGAAACCAAACTAAAGTTTTTTGACATACTTACCATATTGTTTGGATGAGTATTAAAAGATTCTGCAACCTTGAGACCATCATTCTTTTCACAATCAACAGTTCTCTGAGTGTGATGAGCAGCATTCAACTGATCTTTGAGAAGTTTGACCTCCTGTTGCTTCAACTCTAGCTCTTGCTCACAAATGTTCAGCCTTGAAACAGTTTTCTCAATAACCTGGTCTTTACTCACTATAATTGACTTCAGTTCGTCAGTGTGGTTTCCTTCTCTTATGGGAGCATTACCTTCtatttcagcattactgctttggCTTATGTAGCTTGCTTCAAGTCTCTCCAGTCTCTGCTTAAGAGAGATTACTTCATTCTGGGTGTTCAGCAATAATTTCTGCTTGTCTTCATGTTGCTTAACCAGTCCTCTGTGCTGCTGCTGTATCTCCTGGGATCTCCTCAATTCTTGGCTCAGGAGGCCACTCAGACGCTGAATCTCATTGTGATACTGGATATTCTCTTGGTGTTTTATGTGAACAGTTTTAACTAATTCATCTTTTTCGTGTTGCAGTTGTAATGTCTTTCCTTTCAGACCTTCAATTTCTATATCCTTATCCTGTATAATTTTGGATAGGTTTGCAATGGTTTCTTTGGCCATTCCAATTACTTCTTCATTCTGCAATCTTATTTGGTCTTTTAATCCATCATTATTTTCCTGAACTATAGACGCAGTTGATTTATCTGACACAGCTAATGAAATCAATTTACTGTTCTCCAATTTTAGCAAGTTGTTTTCACTATTTCTTTCCTGAAGCAATGATAATACAGGTGATCTCCCTAGAGTAGAATTGTTTGTTTCTGTTATATACTGGCCAGTCTCATGTTGAACATGATCACCACTAGCAGCAGACAAATGTGTACCATCCAGAACCTTCGCATTGGCTATTACTGATTTATCACTGTGTATTTTCGACAGATTAGACTTACCCATATCCTTCAGTTTCTCCATTTCATCCTCTAATTTTGTTTTTGAATGACAGAGTTCTTCATATCTTGATTCAAGAGCCTGTTTGGCCTCCCTCAGTTGTTCaaattctttctgtttcttttttgttcTGGTAAGTTCTTCTTCAGCAACTAGCAGTTTTTCAGTTAGCAAAGTCACCTCAGTCttgtatttcatttcttcttgaagtttctgttgaatggaatacacTTCTGATTTCCAATTTGCAGCTTCATTTCTTGCAACAGTAAGTGCAGCTTCTACATCCTGTAATCTCTGGCACTGCAATTGTAGTTCAaatatttcttgttgtttttcacTTAATTCTTTGTTTTTTGCAGAAAGCAGTTGCTTTAAGAATATCAAATCAGCATGTGCAGTACCATCAGCCAAACTATGGGATCTACAGCTTTCATACCTCTGCTGTAATTTATCTTGTGACATCTCACTCTCCAGCTCTGTGTCATGCATCTTTGGCTCATCAATTAATAGCTTCTGGCATTCCTTTGAGGAATCAGACTTTAACTGTAATGTGTTATCCACTTGCTGCTCAGCACTGAAAGCTGCTTCCTTCCATTTCGAGACTTCCGTATTTCCAGTGTTGTGTATATTTGACTGAGAAGACAAAGCCTGTTTTTGAGAGCCCATTTCATAATGTCCTTGTAAATGATTTGTAATCTCTTTCTTCAGCATTTCATTGAGAGACTCCAGTTCCTGaattttacattgtttctgctgTAATTCATTATTTAGATTTCTAAATTCATTTTCATCTCTTACAATCACATTTTCAATTTCATGAATTATCTGCTGAACTGATGGACCTCCTTGCTGCAGGGCTTCCATTCCTTTGTATGAAATATTAAGCTTCTTGTGAAGCACAGCATTAATCTGTTCACTTGCAGCTAATGTCTCTCTTACAGCCAAGATCTCTTCTTCCTTACAGTTTAACTGTGACAAGATTTCATGGTACATGCATTGTAGTTCATCAAAAGTTTCCTTATCTTTTTTCCATCTCTCTTCCTCCATCCGCAGTGCACTTATCTCCTGATCTAATGCATATAATTTCAGTTCTTTTGTGTGGAGTTCATTTCTCAGCTGATCAATATAATGTTTGTCAGCACTGCCACAATTTTCAATTTCAGTTAACTTTCTCTGCAGGCCAACTTCGTCACCCACTAGAACTTCAGAAGACATAAATTTTATATTAAGTTTCTCATGTAGCAAATTATTCAATTTTTCACTGATCTCAAACTGGCTTTTTATGCTTTGTAGTTCCTGTTCACTATCTGTTAGATGTTTCTGAAGAGTTGTATGAGCAGTACGCAGCTCTGCCATGCTTTCTGACATTTTATCCAGTTCCTCCAAGTTCTTTTTCAGTCCTGTTATTTCAGCATCTCTCAATTCAGCAACCTTTCTGAGGTTATCATGTTCAGTCTCAATACTGATTAACATGTTTTCAGCTGCACTTAATTTATCTTGTGTTACCTTAAGCAGTTCCTGCATTTTCATAAGCTCAGTTTTGTCGTCTATGCTTTGCCTGTTAGCAGCTGCAATTTTTTCTTCTAATTCCATAACTTTATCTCGTAATGCGGAATTTGAATTTTCATATTCTGCTACTTTTTCAGTCAACAACTGAACTTCGCTTCTTGCCATAAGTATATCATCACGCAAGACCTCATTCTTTCCCCTTAATTCACTGACAGTTTGTTCATGGATTTTTAATTTATCAATTTCAGCCTCAAGTGTTAGTTTCGAGTCTCTAAGTTCATTAATTTCTCTCTTTGCATCATCTGCCATTTCTTGCCACTTTGCTGCTTCTCTCTGAATATTCTCTTGATTTCGTAACATTGCCTCTGTAGATTGCAATTGTTTCACAAGGTTGCTTTCATGTTCTCGTAATTTAGCTGCATCAGTTTCCAAATTAGACCTAGCTTCTCTCAACACATCAACTTCATTTTCAAGTGCTGTAATTTTCTGTTCTAAGGCTTCaacttcttcactgttttctggaaTAGGGGCAAGAACTTCATCAGTTCCACTTTTAGAAACGTGAAGTTCTTCAACTAATGACTCAACACTACTGTTTAAAAGTTTACACTCATTTTCTAGCATTTTTATGGTTTCCTCGTGTCCATTCAAAGTCTGTTTGGAGTCTGTTATCTCTTTCATCAGTTCAACAACTTTACGCTCCaatgtttcttttttccatttgaaaTCCATACACATTTTAGTTAAGGCTTCAACTGTATTTATAACATCCAAGCTGTCTCTGTTGGTATAAAAGTCTTTTGGTATATCAAGAGTAATTATTTCTGCCAACTTCATATCCAATTCTGCTTTAAAAGTGTTCACTGCTTCCAAAACCATATTATCATTATCACAGCTATGAGTTTCAATGGATGCCTTTGATAATGCATCACAGTTAGCTTTTAATTCCTCAACCTCATCTTTCAGGGCCTTATTTTGTTTCAGAAGGTTCTCCATGTGTCCATTTGGAGTCATTTCTTTCATCTCCTTTCGTAATTCTTGAATTTCACAATTTAGTGTGTCATTCTGCTTTTGTAGAGTTGACTTGACATGCAGCAATTGTTctacaaacaaatttgaaaaagaaaaaggttagaTGCATCTCTAAAATCTCATATGCAAtatttctcactgatagaaaactaACATCATCTTAGAGACTTTACACACAACAATGAACAAACTGCAATTACTGCTGATTCAGGAATCTGTGGATTCTGCtatgaaagaagaaattaacagaataGTGACTCCAACAGAGGAAAAAGCATCAGTAATTTATTAGTGAAGGTTTCTGCAAGAGTTGCAAATGATATTTTTTctgtcaaataaaatttttattactgacttgtttgaacatttttgttccttCTCAAACCATTACCTGCATTTGTAATGTTTCACTGTATACAACACATTTGTTTTTACATCAGATCTGCAACGAAACACCTGTAAAATCTGAGAATCAACAAAAATGTTCATCCTAGTCACTATAAAACTATTAGTTGCAATTCTGATAGAAAACTTcagtaataaattacaaatatatcGAGTTGTTGCTGCTGATACCAAAACAGTTTTGCAATTGGGTAAAGAAGTATTATTCGTGCAATCACACTGAAGGCATGGTGAACAAGGAAATGTTTTTCTTCTGCTCTGTTTAAATGCTACAAGTATCGCAAACACCATGTAGAGACCAATGCACACATTTTCTGTTTTTCTCCAGCAAAATTTACACTTTATGTTCCCTTTCAAAAAATTTACATCAGTACTATGTACATAAATTAACAAGGAACTTCCACTTCTTTAACTAGGAAGCATTCATTTCAAGTGTCTAGCACTCCTATGTTTTCACTAAATCAAATaaactactttcagtttaatgACATTATGCAAGCAGCCATTAATTTTGAAATCCTACAGGTGTAGACATGTATAGAAATGAAAACACCAGTAAGCTAATTGCTGCCACAAACCACACATGTAAATCACATTCTTATTGCATTTCAAAGAGTGATGCATGTAAATAGAAATGAAGCAGTTTAAGACATTGTTATTTCCTTACCAAAATAGGTCTTTACTCAGAGAGTATCAATGTACTTACTTAATGACAACATATACACACAATAGAATAAGTTACAATAATCTGATTTGAAGAAAATTCACTCAagagcaacataaaaatgaaagagaAGATTAGTGTAGTGGAAACAGCAACGAACTGCTACCTTACCTACGGCAGCCTGATGCTGTTTATCCAGTTCCTCAATACTGTTGTTCAAACAATCATTTTCTCCTTTTATATCTGCCAGTTGGGATTCCAAATCTTGAATGACTTTTGCCATGGCTACCACTTCTGACTTCAAGAAGACCTGAAAATACCAAAAAGCATTAACAAAATGGCTCCAAaatgatttcataaaatttataGTATTTCCAGCAGTGTCAGAAAGAAGGGTGAACAGTTAAAGGGAAGAATTCTGATAAAACATGTGGTGGATGATCCCTAAAAAGGAGTATCTGAATGAAGAGAATTACCACAAACCAACAAGGAAAGATAGTGTTTAATGGAAGAAGGAACTAGCAGAATGAATGAGAGGAAATAATACCCAAGGAAAATGTAATTAGTGAAAGGTAGAAAACTGGAAAATCTTAAATtcaatacaaaataatgaaagtcaaaaattacagaaaaaatgaattacGAAAAAGCAATGATAAACATAAAAGTATTTAGTTGttataaaaaatgtgttcaaaaatacaACTAGATacacattccgcaagccactgtacaatgCATGGTAGCGGGCACCCtgcaccattactagtcatttcctttcctgttccactcatgaacAGAGTAAGGAAAGAAGAGTGTATGAATGTCTTTGTAAGATTGTACATTGGCAGCGATAGAACTGCCCAACAGAAAGCTTCAaacgccagttctctaaactttctcattagtgttatttgaaaagaatactgccttccctccagggattcccatttggattccctaagcatctccataatacctgTGTATTGTTTGAAATTACCGGTAATAAATATAAAAACTCGCCTCTGAAACGCTTCAGTGTTTTCCTTTAATATGACCTGGTGCAgaacccaaacactcaagcagtattcaagaatatttgGCAGTAGCATCTTATATGGTTTCCTTTACGGAAGAACCTCACAttcctcaaattctcccaataGACCGACATCAATCATTTACCTTCACTACcgaaatcattccatttcatattgcttagtaactttatgtccagatatttagatgatgtgactgtgtcaagcaggacactgctaatgctgtagctggacattatgggtttgttttttctactcatctgcattaacttacatttttctacatttcaaCCTGGCAGCCATTTATCACATAAACTAGAAATtgtgtccaagtcatcctgtatcctcctacagtcactcaattttgaCACCTTCACATTCatcacagcatcattggcaaataGCCACAGATTGCTAAACACCCTGTCCAccagaccatttatgtatacagaaaatgatAGCTGTCATAATCACTTTTCCCTGGGGCAATCCCAGTGATACAGTTGTCCGTGCTGAACAATCACTTTCGAGGAAAACATACTAAGAAGTCTTCAaggcactcacatacctgggaacctattctaaatctagaaatgtggactctgcctgttgcccttcaatcatagttcacagtatatcatatgatagaagggcaaactgagtttcacgCAAGCAATGCTTTCTGAAACTATGCTGACTTGTGGTTGTGAGCTTTCTGGTTCTttgtaaatttattatattcaaactcagaatatgtt
Encoded proteins:
- the LOC124596613 gene encoding thyroid receptor-interacting protein 11-like isoform X1, whose amino-acid sequence is MSWFGEGLSTLKGQLQNFTKEVLSDGAEEANDERTPALLELKQKCDELEALCEAQNLEISALRQQISQVQREPRDGAAEIANNDQNEAPWWTVEHRCDPSFSSGSKTAASGDRSDLNVLALEKKLREKGDELDDLRDQFYHLQKENEKLRLLSTEVRGSKCANCQSHERKLMGEDTGQPMEQKEEKWIELEEKLIVSTRRTQELETELQCMWELCQRYLMDTQVQELENVVKQLKMERNDHHPNTLVETYGYQQDVVRGTWKKIQQENKDLKLRIEELESLISSNNKGLQQELQNGFTGSESVNKSVRNFCRMGPSVSEVNGTMGKTLETSVHQLDDSSCMVQQKEENAIAATTTAVEEIAEHVDTNAAGATPMDKKQHEGYAKAEALLKEEKEKLQESNVFLKSEVVAMAKVIQDLESQLADIKGENDCLNNSIEELDKQHQAAVEQLLHVKSTLQKQNDTLNCEIQELRKEMKEMTPNGHMENLLKQNKALKDEVEELKANCDALSKASIETHSCDNDNMVLEAVNTFKAELDMKLAEIITLDIPKDFYTNRDSLDVINTVEALTKMCMDFKWKKETLERKVVELMKEITDSKQTLNGHEETIKMLENECKLLNSSVESLVEELHVSKSGTDEVLAPIPENSEEVEALEQKITALENEVDVLREARSNLETDAAKLREHESNLVKQLQSTEAMLRNQENIQREAAKWQEMADDAKREINELRDSKLTLEAEIDKLKIHEQTVSELRGKNEVLRDDILMARSEVQLLTEKVAEYENSNSALRDKVMELEEKIAAANRQSIDDKTELMKMQELLKVTQDKLSAAENMLISIETEHDNLRKVAELRDAEITGLKKNLEELDKMSESMAELRTAHTTLQKHLTDSEQELQSIKSQFEISEKLNNLLHEKLNIKFMSSEVLVGDEVGLQRKLTEIENCGSADKHYIDQLRNELHTKELKLYALDQEISALRMEEERWKKDKETFDELQCMYHEILSQLNCKEEEILAVRETLAASEQINAVLHKKLNISYKGMEALQQGGPSVQQIIHEIENVIVRDENEFRNLNNELQQKQCKIQELESLNEMLKKEITNHLQGHYEMGSQKQALSSQSNIHNTGNTEVSKWKEAAFSAEQQVDNTLQLKSDSSKECQKLLIDEPKMHDTELESEMSQDKLQQRYESCRSHSLADGTAHADLIFLKQLLSAKNKELSEKQQEIFELQLQCQRLQDVEAALTVARNEAANWKSEVYSIQQKLQEEMKYKTEVTLLTEKLLVAEEELTRTKKKQKEFEQLREAKQALESRYEELCHSKTKLEDEMEKLKDMGKSNLSKIHSDKSVIANAKVLDGTHLSAASGDHVQHETGQYITETNNSTLGRSPVLSLLQERNSENNLLKLENSKLISLAVSDKSTASIVQENNDGLKDQIRLQNEEVIGMAKETIANLSKIIQDKDIEIEGLKGKTLQLQHEKDELVKTVHIKHQENIQYHNEIQRLSGLLSQELRRSQEIQQQHRGLVKQHEDKQKLLLNTQNEVISLKQRLERLEASYISQSSNAEIEGNAPIREGNHTDELKSIIVSKDQVIEKTVSRLNICEQELELKQQEVKLLKDQLNAAHHTQRTVDCEKNDGLKVAESFNTHPNNMVGNEATVEPPEQATLISRIQDMEQEYHRLTVCLHEEQAKTKYLENELQEKKEKGITLQKELDRLREHLVTVEESYTQETLRAEQQVQSLQARLSSAEERLKCSSTAYTSASILVNQQVEALQNQNQTLVQQKEEAFLLLSTAEDKVQKQEAALRNLQAVLERFQKDKEREISLEVMKVQKQLQASEKNKKELVEEIQSLKMQLGKANEGLSAAARLGEQLDRKTETIASLKEKVAELTEKLEKAEQLSQSKVTVGENKIDRNLVKNLMLGYFSAPAASKSQVLRVLGSVLELCPDELSKLGLASNSTDSNQSLSEAFIRFLENESRPQPKLRLLPQTQEQAPRERSTPSPSSSSTSSRRSPLLLSEVHLPTFTQFPAARSSSSILKDVLKES
- the LOC124596613 gene encoding thyroid receptor-interacting protein 11-like isoform X2; its protein translation is MSWFGEGLSTLKGQLQNFTKEVLSDGAEEANDERTPALLELKQKCDELEALCEAQNLEISALRQQISQVQREPRDGAAEIANNDQNEAPWWTVEHRCDPSFSSGSKTAASGDRSDLNVLALEKKLREKGDELDDLRDQFYHLQKENEKLRLLSTEVRGSKCANCQSHERKLMGEDTGQPMEQKEEKWIELEEKLIVSTRRTQELETELQCMWELCQRYLMDTQVQELENVVKQLKMERNDHHPNTLVETYGYQQDVVRGTWKKIQQENKDLKLRIEELESLISSNNKGLQQELQNGFTGSESVNKSVRNFCRMGPSEVNGTMGKTLETSVHQLDDSSCMVQQKEENAIAATTTAVEEIAEHVDTNAAGATPMDKKQHEGYAKAEALLKEEKEKLQESNVFLKSEVVAMAKVIQDLESQLADIKGENDCLNNSIEELDKQHQAAVEQLLHVKSTLQKQNDTLNCEIQELRKEMKEMTPNGHMENLLKQNKALKDEVEELKANCDALSKASIETHSCDNDNMVLEAVNTFKAELDMKLAEIITLDIPKDFYTNRDSLDVINTVEALTKMCMDFKWKKETLERKVVELMKEITDSKQTLNGHEETIKMLENECKLLNSSVESLVEELHVSKSGTDEVLAPIPENSEEVEALEQKITALENEVDVLREARSNLETDAAKLREHESNLVKQLQSTEAMLRNQENIQREAAKWQEMADDAKREINELRDSKLTLEAEIDKLKIHEQTVSELRGKNEVLRDDILMARSEVQLLTEKVAEYENSNSALRDKVMELEEKIAAANRQSIDDKTELMKMQELLKVTQDKLSAAENMLISIETEHDNLRKVAELRDAEITGLKKNLEELDKMSESMAELRTAHTTLQKHLTDSEQELQSIKSQFEISEKLNNLLHEKLNIKFMSSEVLVGDEVGLQRKLTEIENCGSADKHYIDQLRNELHTKELKLYALDQEISALRMEEERWKKDKETFDELQCMYHEILSQLNCKEEEILAVRETLAASEQINAVLHKKLNISYKGMEALQQGGPSVQQIIHEIENVIVRDENEFRNLNNELQQKQCKIQELESLNEMLKKEITNHLQGHYEMGSQKQALSSQSNIHNTGNTEVSKWKEAAFSAEQQVDNTLQLKSDSSKECQKLLIDEPKMHDTELESEMSQDKLQQRYESCRSHSLADGTAHADLIFLKQLLSAKNKELSEKQQEIFELQLQCQRLQDVEAALTVARNEAANWKSEVYSIQQKLQEEMKYKTEVTLLTEKLLVAEEELTRTKKKQKEFEQLREAKQALESRYEELCHSKTKLEDEMEKLKDMGKSNLSKIHSDKSVIANAKVLDGTHLSAASGDHVQHETGQYITETNNSTLGRSPVLSLLQERNSENNLLKLENSKLISLAVSDKSTASIVQENNDGLKDQIRLQNEEVIGMAKETIANLSKIIQDKDIEIEGLKGKTLQLQHEKDELVKTVHIKHQENIQYHNEIQRLSGLLSQELRRSQEIQQQHRGLVKQHEDKQKLLLNTQNEVISLKQRLERLEASYISQSSNAEIEGNAPIREGNHTDELKSIIVSKDQVIEKTVSRLNICEQELELKQQEVKLLKDQLNAAHHTQRTVDCEKNDGLKVAESFNTHPNNMVGNEATVEPPEQATLISRIQDMEQEYHRLTVCLHEEQAKTKYLENELQEKKEKGITLQKELDRLREHLVTVEESYTQETLRAEQQVQSLQARLSSAEERLKCSSTAYTSASILVNQQVEALQNQNQTLVQQKEEAFLLLSTAEDKVQKQEAALRNLQAVLERFQKDKEREISLEVMKVQKQLQASEKNKKELVEEIQSLKMQLGKANEGLSAAARLGEQLDRKTETIASLKEKVAELTEKLEKAEQLSQSKVTVGENKIDRNLVKNLMLGYFSAPAASKSQVLRVLGSVLELCPDELSKLGLASNSTDSNQSLSEAFIRFLENESRPQPKLRLLPQTQEQAPRERSTPSPSSSSTSSRRSPLLLSEVHLPTFTQFPAARSSSSILKDVLKES